From the Kitasatospora atroaurantiaca genome, the window GGGGCATGCGGCCACCGACGCCCTACATCCCGAGCGGCGGCCTGCTCTAGCTGGGTCACCACAAGGGGCGCGGGGAACTGCGCGAGTCGGAAGGGCACCCAGGGTCAGCCGGTAACGGCCGGACCGCGGCGCCGTACCTTCCGATTCGCGCAGTTCCCCGCGCCCCTGAAGAACTCGCTCTCGCGGGGAAACCCGTTACGCCATGGTGGCGAGGATCTCGTGGACCATCTCCATCGTGGTGCCCGGGTGGAGGAAGGCGAAGCGGGCGACGGTCTCGCCGTCCCAGCCGGTCGGCGTGACGAAGCCGATCTGGTCGGCCAGCAGCTGCTGCGACCAGCGGTAGTAGTCGTCGTTGGTCCAGCCGGTGCGGCGGAAGCAGACGGCCGAGAGCTGCGGGTCCATGAGCAGCTCGAGGTGCTCGGTCTCCCGGATCACCTGCGCGGTCTCCCGGGCCAGCTTCAGGCCCTCCTCGATCGCGTCGGTGTACGCCTGGGTCCCGTGCACCGCCAGCGAGAACCAGAGCGGCAGCCCACGGGCCCGGCGGGTGAGGTGGTAGGCGTAGTCGGTCGGGTTCCACTCGTCGCCCTCGGTGTGCAGCACGTCGAGGTACGAGGCGTCCTGGGTGTGGACGGCGCGGGCCAGCTGCGGGTTGCGGTAGATCAGCGCGGCGCAGTCGAACGGCGCGAACAGCCACTTGTGCGGGTCCACCACGAAGGAGTCGGCGTGCTCGATGCCGTTGTAGCGCTCGCGGACGGAGGGGGCGAAGAGACCCGCGCCGCCGTACGCACCGTCCACGTGGAACCACATGCCCCGCTCGCGGGTGACCTCGGACAGGCCCTGCAGGTCGTCGACGATGCCCTCGTTCGTCGTGCCCGCCGTGCCGACCACCGCGATCACGGTCTCGGGGTTGGGGTCTGCGGCCAGCGCCGCGCGCAGGGCCTCGCCGGTGAACCGGCGGTCGACGGTCGGGACCTTGAAGGCCTCGACGCCGATGATGTTGAAGGTGTTCTTGACCGAGGAGTGCACCTGGTCGGCGACGGCGATCCGCAGCCGCGCCTCCGGTCCTACGCCGAGCTTGCGGCGGGCCACGTCGCGGGCGACCACCAGCGCGGAGAGGTTGCCGGCCGAGCCGCCGGAGACGAAGGTGCCGCCCGCCGACTCGGGCAGGCCCGCGCGGTCGGCTATCAGCCGCAGCACCTGGTTCTCGGCGGCGATCGCACCGGCCGCCTCCAGCCAGGAGATGCCCTGGAGCGAGGCGCAGGAGACCACCATGTCGAAGAGCAGTGCGGCCTTGGTGGGGGCGCACGGGATGAAGGACAGGTAGCGCGGGCTGTCGGCGGAGATGACCGCCCGGGAGAGCTCGTGGTCGTAGAGCTTGAGCACGTCCGCGGGGTTGTTCCCGTGCTCGTTGAGCACGCCCGCGAGGTGGGCGCGCAGGTGCTCGCCGTCGCCGGGGTGGTCGAGCGGTACGGGGTCGTACTGCAGCCGCTCGCGCATGTAGTCGAATACCAGATCGACCAACTCGCTGTCGGGCCGGTGCATGCGGTTGGGGGCTGCGGACACGAGGGTGCCTCTCGCTGTGGGGTGTCAGGGAGGCCCGGGGCTGGTGGGGCCTGCCGGACACGTTCAGCGTAGGCAGCGTGGACCTTCGGGCGCGCGTCGGAACGCGCCTGCTGAGGCAGCTTTCGAGCGCGTTCCGCGCGTCGCACGCAGGATTCCTGCGCTGTGATTCGCCCACTCGCCTCCGGGCGCTCCAATCCGACGCCGACACTCCTCGCTCTGGCACTCGCTCCTTCGTCGCCCGTTTGTCGCTCGTCGCTTTCGGCGTCGGCGCGCCCTTCGGCTCGGGGCGGTATGCGGCGCTGCTCAGACGGCTCGGCCGATCAGCCGATCAGCTGGGAGAG encodes:
- a CDS encoding pyridoxal phosphate-dependent decarboxylase family protein — translated: MSAAPNRMHRPDSELVDLVFDYMRERLQYDPVPLDHPGDGEHLRAHLAGVLNEHGNNPADVLKLYDHELSRAVISADSPRYLSFIPCAPTKAALLFDMVVSCASLQGISWLEAAGAIAAENQVLRLIADRAGLPESAGGTFVSGGSAGNLSALVVARDVARRKLGVGPEARLRIAVADQVHSSVKNTFNIIGVEAFKVPTVDRRFTGEALRAALAADPNPETVIAVVGTAGTTNEGIVDDLQGLSEVTRERGMWFHVDGAYGGAGLFAPSVRERYNGIEHADSFVVDPHKWLFAPFDCAALIYRNPQLARAVHTQDASYLDVLHTEGDEWNPTDYAYHLTRRARGLPLWFSLAVHGTQAYTDAIEEGLKLARETAQVIRETEHLELLMDPQLSAVCFRRTGWTNDDYYRWSQQLLADQIGFVTPTGWDGETVARFAFLHPGTTMEMVHEILATMA